One genomic window of Verrucomicrobiia bacterium includes the following:
- a CDS encoding metallophosphoesterase, with the protein MNTPLTRRRFLQLSTASTLALSHSLQSAEPAKSFAFVLLGDLHFDRLEHHDMAWLEKHKGGDLGQIKNYSRITADLMPRLFATVRESIKELNTTSSPVPFVLQVGDLVEGLCGTEELAARQNREALDFIKESKLGAPFLFTKGNHDVTGDGALPAFQQIFHPYLAEQARPFQGPAKLDSGNYTFAHQNAQFFCFDAYDKLSLDWLEAALAKRHSQHCFIAIHPPVVPYGARSTWNLYSSAKDQSRREKLLELLGKQNAYVLGGHIHKFNTLTRTTRGGGKFVQLAVSSVVGSAETKPKDILSGLKEYTGDQIRVEPKHAPETEQTRRAVYDTEREFVKSFEYADLPGHTVISINGPQVTAKIHTGLTREVWRTVDLTELLKA; encoded by the coding sequence ATGAACACGCCCCTCACCCGACGTCGTTTTCTCCAACTCTCCACCGCCAGCACCCTTGCTCTTTCCCATTCGCTGCAATCAGCCGAGCCTGCGAAATCCTTCGCCTTCGTCCTCCTAGGCGACCTCCACTTCGACCGCCTGGAACACCATGACATGGCCTGGCTGGAGAAACACAAAGGCGGCGACCTCGGTCAGATCAAGAACTACTCCCGCATCACTGCGGACCTCATGCCCCGCCTCTTCGCCACCGTGCGTGAAAGCATCAAGGAGCTGAACACCACATCCTCGCCTGTTCCTTTCGTCCTGCAAGTCGGTGATCTCGTCGAAGGCCTGTGCGGCACCGAAGAACTCGCCGCGCGCCAAAATCGCGAAGCCCTCGACTTCATCAAAGAATCCAAACTCGGCGCACCCTTCCTCTTCACCAAAGGCAATCACGATGTCACCGGCGATGGTGCCCTGCCCGCTTTCCAACAAATCTTCCATCCCTACCTCGCCGAACAAGCCAGGCCGTTTCAAGGCCCGGCGAAACTGGATTCCGGCAACTACACGTTCGCCCATCAAAACGCGCAATTCTTCTGCTTCGATGCTTACGATAAACTAAGCCTCGATTGGTTGGAAGCCGCCCTTGCCAAACGCCACTCACAACACTGCTTCATCGCCATCCATCCCCCTGTCGTTCCTTACGGTGCCCGCTCCACCTGGAATCTCTATTCCAGTGCCAAAGATCAGTCGCGCCGGGAAAAACTCCTCGAACTACTCGGCAAACAAAACGCCTATGTCCTCGGCGGTCACATCCACAAATTCAACACCCTCACCCGCACCACCCGCGGCGGCGGCAAGTTCGTCCAGCTCGCCGTCAGCAGCGTCGTCGGTTCTGCCGAAACCAAACCCAAGGACATCCTCTCTGGATTGAAGGAATACACCGGCGACCAGATCCGCGTGGAACCCAAGCACGCCCCTGAAACAGAGCAGACCCGCCGCGCCGTCTATGATACGGAACGCGAATTCGTGAAATCCTTCGAGTATGCCGACCTCCCCGGCCACACCGTCATCAGCATCAACGGCCCGCAAGTCACCGCCAAGATCCACACCGGCCTCACCCGCGAAGTCTGGCGCACCGTGGATTTGACAGAGTTGCTAAAAGCCTGA
- the purS gene encoding phosphoribosylformylglycinamidine synthase subunit PurS yields MKAKIIITPKKAVLDPQGQTVERALAHMGYTGVGRVHVGKYLEIEVTGDKETIRRQLDEACHKFLSNPVIEDYKLEIVD; encoded by the coding sequence ATGAAAGCTAAGATCATCATCACTCCGAAGAAGGCAGTTCTCGACCCTCAAGGTCAAACCGTTGAGCGTGCGTTGGCCCATATGGGTTACACGGGCGTAGGACGGGTTCACGTGGGCAAGTATCTCGAGATCGAGGTAACGGGCGACAAGGAGACGATCCGTCGCCAGCTCGACGAGGCGTGCCACAAGTTTCTGAGCAATCCGGTCATCGAGGATTACAAGCTGGAGATCGTTGACTAA